In Juglans microcarpa x Juglans regia isolate MS1-56 chromosome 8D, Jm3101_v1.0, whole genome shotgun sequence, the following are encoded in one genomic region:
- the LOC121243565 gene encoding probable isoaspartyl peptidase/L-asparaginase 2: MERNMGGWAIAVHGGAGVDPNLPQQRQEEAKQVLSRCLNLGIDALRSNLSAVDVVELVVRELETDPVFNSGRGSALTAKGTVEMESSIMDGSGRRCGAVSGLTTVKNPVSLARLVMERSPHSYLAFAGAEDFARQQGVEVVDNEYFITEENVGMLKLAKEANTIMFDYRIPAAGGLETCSAVVESPILMNGLPISVYAPETVGCVVVDSQGRCAAATSTGGLMNKMSGRIGDSPLIGAGTYACNICGVSCTGEGEAIIRGTLAREVAAVMEYKGLGLQEAVDFVIKERLDEGKAGLIAVSNKGEVAWGFNTTGMFRGCATEDGFMEIGIWD; this comes from the exons ATGGAGAGAAATATGGGAGGGTGGGCTATAGCTGTGCATGGCGGCGCTGGTGTGGACCCTAATCTCCCACAACAGCGTCAAGAGGAGGCCAAACAAGTCCTCAGTCGCTGCCTAAATCTTGGTATCGACGCTCTTCGATCCAACCTCTCTGCCGTCGATGTTGTCGAACTTGTT GTTAGAGAACTCGAAACAGATCCTGTCTTTAATTCTGGACGTGGATCTGCCCTGACGGCGAAAGGTACTGTGGAGATGGAATCGAGCATCATGGATGGGAGTGGGAGGAGATGCGGTGCCGTTTCGGGCTTGACTACAGTCAAGAACCCCGTCTCTCTTGCCCGACTAGTCATGGAGAGATCTCCCCACTCCTACCTAGCCTTCGCCGGCGCCGAAGATTTCGCCAGGCAACAG GGTGTGGAGGTCGTGGACAATGAATATTTCATCACGGAGGAGAACGTGGGAATGCTTAAACTGGCAAAGGAAGCAAACACCATCATG TTTGATTACAGGATCCCGGCGGCAGGGGGATTGGAGACATGCAGCGCCGTGGTGGAGAGTCCCATCCTGATGAACGGGCTACCAATCAGCGTGTATGCGCCGGAGACGGTTGGGTGCGTGGTGGTGGACAGCCAGGGCCGTTGCGCTGCGGCAACATCAACCGGGGGGCTCATGAACAAGATGAGCGGTCGCATCGGAGATTCGCCCCTGATCGGCGCTGGCACCTACGCATGCAATATTTGCGGGGTGTCGTGCACCGGAGAGGGCGAGGCGATCATACGCGGGACCCTGGCGAGAGAGGTGGCGGCGGTGATGGAGTACAAGGGGCTGGGCCTTCAGGAGGCCGTGGACTTTGTCATCAAGGAACGGCTCGATGAAGGGAAGGCAGGGCTCATAGCTGTGTCGAATAAAGGAGAAGTGGCTTGGGGTTTTAACACCACTGGGATGTTTAGGGGCTGTGCTACTGAGGATGGTTTCATGGAGATCGGTATTTGGGACTAA